The genome window TTTGTAGTCTAGGCAATCCACGGAGCCGAAACCCAGCCCGGCTGTGCCGTAGCCCTGGCTGGACAAGGAGGCCGGAGACTGGCTCAGGTGGCTACCCATGGTGGGGGTAGCGATGGGGCTCAACGCGGCTCCGGGGGCAGACAGCTGCGGGTGCATGGGAGACAGGTAGGAGCTGCAGTCGAGGCCACTGAAGTAGGAGGTGGATCCGGCGTAGGTCTGGGTGTAACCGGGGGCCTGGGTATAGGTCATGGGGTAGCCGGTGGATCTTTGCATGCAGGGGGTAGTGGAGGCAGACAGGGGGTCTGGAATCGGGGAGATGGAGGCCGGGCTCCAGATGGAGACGGTGGCGCTGGCACTAGAGCTGGGCGTAACGGATGTGCCAGTCGGCGGGGGGCTGTACTGACCATTGGTGCTGGTTTCTGAGCTGGTCTCCCGGGCAGGAGAGGTCTTCTTCTTGGCCGGGCGCGCCTTGGCCTGGCCCGtgctctgctgttgctgctggcgG of Sphaerodactylus townsendi isolate TG3544 linkage group LG06, MPM_Stown_v2.3, whole genome shotgun sequence contains these proteins:
- the CRX gene encoding cone-rod homeobox protein: MREEVALKINLPESRVQVWFKNRRAKCRQQQQQSTGQAKARPAKKKTSPARETSSETSTNGQYSPPPTGTSVTPSSSASATVSIWSPASISPIPDPLSASTTPCMQRSTGYPMTYTQAPGYTQTYAGSTSYFSGLDCSSYLSPMHPQLSAPGAALSPIATPTMGSHLSQSPASLSSQGYGTAGLGFGSVDCLDYKDQTSSWKLNFNTTDCLDYKDQSSWKFQVL